The Ornithinimicrobium faecis genome includes a window with the following:
- a CDS encoding glutaredoxin family protein has translation MHNETLLSTMIRWLRRPAGAPTTPRITLVDRVGCHLCVEAERTVRKVAEDTENRWERVDVDSSPELLERFDDLVPVILVDGREVAHWTITEDTLVRALRRRRRP, from the coding sequence ATGCACAACGAGACGTTGTTGTCAACAATGATTCGCTGGCTCCGCCGACCCGCGGGGGCGCCGACGACCCCTCGGATCACCCTGGTCGACCGGGTGGGTTGTCACCTGTGCGTGGAGGCGGAGCGGACGGTCCGCAAGGTGGCGGAGGACACCGAAAACCGTTGGGAGAGAGTCGATGTGGACTCTTCTCCTGAGCTTCTTGAGCGATTCGACGACCTGGTGCCCGTGATTCTGGTGGACGGTCGCGAGGTCGCCCACTGGACCATCACGGAGGACACCCTGGTCCGCGCGCTCCGGCGGAGGCGCCGTCCCTGA